The proteins below are encoded in one region of Fibrella aestuarina BUZ 2:
- a CDS encoding YtxH domain-containing protein, whose protein sequence is MNFESRKSPQDYISDLISSDRSYATGILTGLVAGVAIGLLFAPKSGKKLRRQIAKATGNQADELQKTWRKTTAHTREALADAKDKIQDKVKTYSEDAEDKADSLIDGLKTGVDKAKSSLHIG, encoded by the coding sequence ATGAATTTCGAATCACGCAAAAGCCCCCAAGATTATATCTCAGATCTCATCAGCAGTGACCGCAGTTATGCAACCGGTATCTTGACGGGCCTGGTGGCTGGTGTGGCTATTGGCCTACTGTTCGCTCCAAAGTCAGGTAAGAAGTTGCGCCGGCAGATCGCCAAGGCTACGGGAAACCAAGCTGACGAACTGCAAAAAACGTGGCGCAAGACCACGGCTCACACCCGCGAGGCATTGGCCGATGCGAAGGACAAGATTCAAGACAAAGTGAAAACATACAGCGAAGACGCCGAAGACAAAGCCGATAGCCTGATCGACGGGCTAAAGACAGGTGTTGACAAGGCGAAAAGCTCCCTGCATATCGGCTAG
- a CDS encoding sugar phosphate isomerase/epimerase family protein has protein sequence MNNQQSRRHFLGTSAALLSGAVLGTNKLFGAPAIVRHLDKPNSLISGVQIGVITYSFRDMPDQTAEATLQYVLDSGINAIELMGGPAETFAGAPKNTVDMRALFPLMRKRRDNQPLTDDEQKQLAEADKQMKAYRAEMATWRQSASMSKFEQLRKLYNKAGVSIYGFKPDAFGMQNSDAEIAYGMKAAKTLGANQVTLEHPANDAHTLKLGQMAQKHGIRVGYHGHEQQTPTFWDTALAQSPGNAMNFDLGHYVAAGQPDPLGLIRQKHDRIASMHIKDRQDPAHGKGNLPWGQGNTPLTDVLKLMRDQKYAFPATVELEYKVPEGSTAVAEVRKCVDYCRNLLA, from the coding sequence ATGAATAATCAACAGTCACGTCGTCATTTTCTGGGTACGTCGGCGGCCCTTCTTTCGGGTGCCGTTCTGGGTACCAACAAGCTGTTCGGGGCACCGGCCATTGTGCGCCACCTCGACAAACCCAATTCGCTTATCAGCGGCGTTCAGATCGGGGTCATCACCTATTCGTTCCGCGACATGCCCGACCAGACCGCCGAGGCTACGCTGCAATACGTGCTCGACAGCGGCATCAACGCCATCGAACTGATGGGCGGCCCCGCCGAAACCTTTGCGGGTGCCCCGAAAAACACGGTGGATATGCGGGCACTCTTTCCGCTGATGCGCAAACGCCGGGATAACCAACCCCTGACCGACGACGAACAGAAGCAACTGGCCGAAGCCGACAAGCAGATGAAGGCCTATCGGGCCGAAATGGCTACCTGGCGGCAATCGGCGTCGATGAGCAAGTTTGAACAGCTTCGTAAGCTGTACAACAAAGCGGGCGTGAGCATCTACGGCTTCAAGCCCGATGCGTTCGGGATGCAAAACTCCGATGCCGAGATTGCCTACGGCATGAAAGCGGCCAAAACGCTGGGCGCCAACCAGGTAACGCTCGAGCACCCGGCCAATGACGCCCACACGCTCAAGCTGGGGCAGATGGCGCAGAAGCACGGCATCCGGGTGGGCTACCACGGCCACGAGCAGCAGACGCCCACCTTCTGGGATACGGCGCTGGCGCAATCGCCCGGCAACGCGATGAACTTCGATCTGGGCCACTACGTCGCCGCTGGTCAGCCCGATCCGCTGGGGTTGATCCGCCAGAAGCACGACCGGATTGCCAGCATGCACATTAAAGACCGGCAGGACCCGGCGCACGGCAAAGGCAACCTGCCGTGGGGACAGGGCAACACGCCTCTTACCGATGTGCTGAAGCTGATGCGCGATCAGAAATACGCCTTTCCGGCCACCGTCGAACTGGAATACAAAGTGCCGGAAGGCTCAACCGCCGTCGCCGAAGTGAGGAAATGCGTCGACTACTGCCGCAATCTGCTGGCGTAA
- a CDS encoding DUF7133 domain-containing protein, giving the protein MTGALLIGGLSAYVDTNPVRQVRLRQTLAADTLPKLSLPEGADPNDPDWKDVDLESKAPVQPLSPADEAKQFLLPPGYQIEPILTEPAIQQPAAISFDANGRMYVLELRTYMLDADSKGELAPTSRISRWEDKNNDGIYETGTTFVDNLIFPRFVLPYGKDCILSMESDADNVYKYTDTNGDGKADKKEFFTNKYGRSGNVEHQQAFMYWGMDNWLYSTVNAFRVRETPNGVIREKTGFNRAQWGVTHDDNGKLWFQGGASGLPSYFQFPIHYGNFDVPNEFAKGFDVPWGAAVKLADMQGGMDEVRQPDGSLKRVTGSAGNDVYRGDRLPAELKGQYFYGEPVARIVRQINPVVNEGLTTLHNVYQEQQSEFLRSTDPLFRPVDMTTAPDGTLYITDMYHGIIQEGQWTQRGTYLRTKIEQYQLDKVVGLGRIWRITYTGKERDKTRPNMYGSPSAALVKHLAHPNGWWRDAAQQVLVQRKDLSVVPQLTALARTSPNHLARTHALWTLEGLGALPAATVQQLLKDPNPKIRIQALRAGETLYKTGDKTLEPALKQAMADTDTDVQIQAMLTAKVLKLPDLETSIKAAMASNTAAGVKLVGEQILTPARPRNMGPFGAPELSAVQKASVERGALIYNELCSQCHGNTGLGTPAGNGRLLAPALAGSLRLQGHPEYAVRVVLHGLEGPIEGKTYAGGMMASMKEQSDEWMADVLSYIRNGLSNDAPLVSAQQVAAIRAKTIDQKGSYQFASLTKLTPFELQPQTLKATASHTSSTRIGGNVSPASAFTYEGWSTGGRQEKGMWYQIELPQDVRVAELHFTASPVRRPGWKPTPGAPPTPPPMIQTYPRTYTVETSTDGQHWQVAKADQKGTDGDNVLLVNSPKTRYLRLSLAENVPSNPDDVPWSMRQLKVFAQQ; this is encoded by the coding sequence TTGACCGGTGCCCTGCTCATCGGTGGCTTATCGGCTTACGTCGACACCAACCCCGTCAGGCAGGTGCGTCTCCGGCAAACACTGGCGGCTGATACGCTGCCTAAGCTGAGCCTGCCCGAAGGCGCCGACCCCAACGATCCCGACTGGAAAGACGTCGATCTGGAATCGAAAGCGCCCGTTCAGCCCCTGTCGCCCGCCGACGAAGCCAAGCAGTTTCTGCTGCCGCCCGGCTACCAGATCGAACCCATCCTGACCGAACCGGCCATTCAGCAGCCCGCCGCCATTTCGTTCGATGCCAACGGGCGAATGTACGTACTGGAACTACGTACCTACATGCTCGACGCCGACTCGAAAGGTGAATTGGCCCCCACGAGCCGAATTTCGCGCTGGGAAGACAAAAACAACGATGGCATCTACGAAACCGGTACCACCTTCGTCGATAACCTCATCTTCCCGCGCTTTGTACTGCCCTACGGCAAAGACTGCATCCTGTCGATGGAATCTGACGCCGATAACGTCTATAAATACACCGACACCAACGGCGACGGCAAGGCCGACAAAAAAGAGTTTTTTACGAACAAATATGGTCGGTCGGGCAACGTGGAGCATCAGCAGGCCTTCATGTACTGGGGCATGGACAACTGGCTCTACAGCACCGTCAACGCCTTCCGGGTGCGCGAAACGCCCAACGGGGTGATTCGTGAAAAAACGGGCTTTAACCGGGCGCAGTGGGGCGTCACGCACGACGACAACGGCAAACTGTGGTTTCAGGGTGGGGCCAGTGGCCTGCCTTCGTACTTCCAGTTTCCGATTCATTACGGCAATTTCGACGTACCCAACGAGTTCGCGAAGGGTTTCGACGTACCCTGGGGTGCGGCCGTCAAGCTAGCCGATATGCAGGGCGGTATGGACGAAGTGCGCCAGCCCGACGGCTCGCTCAAACGCGTGACGGGTTCGGCCGGTAATGACGTGTACCGGGGTGACCGCCTACCGGCTGAGTTGAAAGGCCAGTACTTCTACGGCGAACCCGTTGCCCGCATTGTCCGGCAAATCAACCCTGTCGTAAACGAGGGCCTCACTACCCTGCACAACGTGTACCAGGAACAGCAGTCGGAGTTTTTGCGCTCGACCGATCCGCTGTTCCGCCCCGTCGACATGACCACCGCCCCCGACGGCACCCTGTACATCACCGATATGTACCACGGCATTATTCAGGAAGGGCAATGGACGCAGCGGGGTACGTACCTGCGCACCAAAATCGAACAATACCAGCTCGATAAAGTGGTGGGGCTGGGGCGCATCTGGCGCATCACGTACACGGGCAAGGAGCGCGACAAAACCCGGCCCAATATGTACGGCAGCCCGTCGGCGGCACTGGTGAAACACCTGGCGCACCCCAACGGCTGGTGGCGCGACGCCGCCCAACAGGTGCTTGTGCAACGCAAAGACCTATCGGTGGTGCCGCAACTAACGGCACTAGCCCGCACGAGCCCCAACCATCTGGCGCGTACCCACGCCCTCTGGACGCTCGAAGGGCTGGGCGCTTTGCCCGCCGCTACCGTGCAGCAACTGCTGAAAGACCCCAATCCAAAAATCCGGATTCAGGCCTTGCGGGCAGGTGAAACGTTGTACAAAACGGGCGATAAAACGCTGGAGCCAGCCCTCAAGCAGGCGATGGCCGACACCGATACCGACGTGCAGATTCAGGCGATGCTGACGGCGAAAGTGCTGAAACTGCCTGATCTGGAAACGAGCATAAAAGCGGCGATGGCCAGCAACACGGCGGCGGGTGTCAAACTGGTTGGCGAGCAGATTCTGACCCCAGCCCGGCCCCGCAACATGGGCCCGTTTGGCGCGCCGGAGCTGAGTGCAGTACAGAAGGCATCGGTCGAGCGGGGCGCGCTGATCTACAATGAACTCTGCTCGCAGTGCCACGGCAACACGGGCCTGGGTACACCGGCGGGCAACGGGCGGCTGCTGGCTCCGGCGCTGGCTGGTTCGCTCCGGTTGCAGGGCCACCCCGAATATGCCGTCCGGGTGGTGCTGCACGGGCTGGAAGGACCCATCGAGGGCAAGACCTACGCCGGGGGGATGATGGCGAGCATGAAAGAGCAGTCCGACGAATGGATGGCCGATGTGCTGTCGTACATCCGTAACGGACTATCCAACGACGCGCCGCTCGTGTCGGCGCAACAGGTTGCTGCCATTCGGGCCAAAACCATCGACCAGAAAGGGTCGTACCAATTCGCCAGCCTGACTAAACTCACGCCGTTTGAACTACAACCCCAAACCCTGAAAGCGACCGCCAGCCATACCAGTTCAACGCGCATCGGCGGCAACGTATCGCCCGCCAGCGCCTTCACCTACGAAGGCTGGTCGACGGGCGGGCGGCAGGAAAAAGGCATGTGGTACCAGATCGAACTGCCGCAGGACGTACGCGTGGCCGAACTGCATTTTACGGCCAGTCCGGTGCGGCGGCCGGGCTGGAAACCAACGCCCGGTGCCCCGCCGACGCCCCCACCGATGATTCAGACGTACCCACGTACCTACACCGTCGAAACCTCAACCGATGGGCAGCACTGGCAGGTGGCCAAAGCCGATCAGAAAGGGACCGACGGCGACAATGTATTGCTGGTCAACAGCCCCAAGACCCGTTACCTGCGGCTCAGCCTCGCCGAGAACGTACCCAGCAACCCCGACGACGTACCCTGGTCGATGCGCCAGTTGAAAGTATTCGCTCAGCAATAA